A stretch of the Streptomyces sp. NBC_00654 genome encodes the following:
- a CDS encoding EI24 domain-containing protein: MSDLGAGFGYLMKGQRWAVRHGRWFGFGLLPGLVTLVIYAGALVGLGYGADDFVAWATPFADDWSSPWLGLLRNTLVVLVFVFGLFLAVITFTAVTLLVGQPFYESLSEEVDRSEGGDVPESGLPLWRELWISARDSLRILLRVALYGIVLFALGFIPVLGQTVVPAIGFCVSGYFLSEELTGVALQRRGMVLKDRLVLLRGRRMMVLGFGVPLTLAFLVPFVAVFLMPGAVAGATLMARDLVAPGGTDGDDTAHANAAPATVTPPAPHPHNAHGS; this comes from the coding sequence ATGAGTGATCTCGGGGCGGGTTTCGGCTACTTGATGAAGGGGCAGCGCTGGGCTGTCCGGCACGGACGATGGTTCGGATTCGGGCTGCTGCCCGGACTGGTCACCCTCGTCATCTACGCGGGCGCGCTGGTCGGACTCGGCTACGGCGCCGACGACTTCGTCGCCTGGGCCACCCCGTTCGCCGACGACTGGTCCTCGCCCTGGCTGGGCCTGCTGCGCAACACCCTGGTGGTGCTGGTCTTCGTCTTCGGCCTGTTCCTCGCGGTCATCACGTTCACCGCCGTGACACTGCTGGTGGGCCAGCCCTTCTACGAGTCGCTCTCCGAGGAGGTCGACCGCAGCGAGGGCGGCGATGTCCCCGAGTCCGGTCTGCCGCTCTGGCGCGAACTCTGGATCTCCGCCCGCGACTCCCTCCGCATCCTGCTGCGCGTCGCCCTGTACGGAATCGTCCTCTTCGCCCTCGGCTTCATCCCGGTCCTCGGACAGACCGTCGTCCCCGCCATCGGCTTCTGCGTCTCCGGATACTTCCTCTCCGAGGAACTCACCGGCGTGGCCCTCCAGCGCCGCGGCATGGTCCTCAAGGACCGGCTGGTCCTGCTGCGCGGACGCCGGATGATGGTGCTCGGCTTCGGCGTCCCGCTCACGCTCGCGTTCCTGGTCCCGTTCGTCGCCGTGTTCCTGATGCCGGGCGCCGTCGCCGGAGCCACCCTGATGGCCCGCGACCTCGTGGCGCCCGGGGGAACGGACGGGGACGACACCGCGCACGCGAACGCCGCCCCGGCGACGGTGACGCCTCCGGCGCCCCACCCCCACAACGCCCACGGCAGCTGA
- a CDS encoding organic hydroperoxide resistance protein — MTTQNIAVAYTAVATAENGRDGRVFSDDGNLDVVVNPPKAMGGSGAGTNPEQLFAAGYSACFQGALGVVARQEKADISGSTVTASVGIGKNEDGGFGLEVAITASIPNVDAATAQSLIEKAHQVCPYSNATRGNIKVELSVA; from the coding sequence ATGACCACGCAGAACATAGCCGTTGCCTACACCGCCGTCGCCACCGCGGAGAACGGCCGTGACGGCCGCGTCTTCTCCGACGACGGCAACCTCGACGTCGTCGTCAACCCGCCGAAGGCCATGGGCGGCAGCGGCGCCGGCACCAACCCGGAGCAGCTCTTCGCCGCCGGATACAGCGCCTGTTTCCAGGGCGCCCTCGGCGTCGTCGCCCGCCAGGAGAAGGCCGACATCTCCGGCTCGACCGTGACCGCCTCGGTCGGCATCGGCAAGAACGAGGACGGCGGCTTCGGCCTGGAGGTCGCGATCACCGCCTCCATCCCGAACGTCGACGCGGCCACCGCCCAGTCGCTCATCGAGAAGGCCCACCAGGTCTGCCCGTACTCGAACGCGACCCGCGGCAACATCAAGGTCGAACTGTCGGTCGCCTGA
- a CDS encoding NADP-dependent oxidoreductase has protein sequence MSAALPTSSREWHLVARPHGWPKAEDFALREAPVTAPAEGRVLVRNKHFSVDPYMRGRMNDVKSYTPPFKLDHPMDGGAVGEVIASNAEGIAVGDHVMHGLGWREYAEVPAKHAVKVDPDLAPLSAYLGVLGMTGMTAYAGLLDVASFKEGDAVFVSGAAGAVGSQVGQMARLKGASRVIGSAGSDEKVRVLVEEYGFDAAFNYKNGPVLDQLRAAAPDGIDVYFDNVGGEHLEAAITTLNVHGRATICGMIAQYNETEPVPGPRNMALIIGKRLRLQGMLVSDHAELQPRFVEEVAGWLASGELKYNETAVEGIENGFDAFLGLLRGENTGKMIVSLA, from the coding sequence ATGTCTGCAGCTCTTCCCACGTCCAGCCGTGAATGGCACCTTGTCGCCCGCCCGCACGGCTGGCCCAAGGCCGAGGACTTCGCGCTGCGTGAGGCCCCGGTCACCGCTCCGGCCGAGGGCCGCGTCCTCGTCCGCAACAAGCACTTCTCGGTCGACCCGTACATGCGGGGCCGGATGAACGACGTGAAGTCGTACACCCCGCCCTTCAAGCTCGACCACCCCATGGACGGCGGCGCGGTCGGCGAGGTCATCGCGTCGAACGCCGAGGGCATCGCCGTCGGTGACCACGTCATGCACGGTCTGGGCTGGCGCGAGTACGCCGAGGTGCCCGCCAAGCACGCCGTGAAGGTCGACCCCGACCTGGCCCCGCTCTCCGCCTACCTCGGTGTGCTCGGCATGACCGGCATGACCGCGTACGCGGGCCTCCTCGATGTCGCCTCCTTCAAGGAGGGCGACGCGGTCTTCGTCTCCGGCGCGGCGGGCGCGGTGGGCAGCCAGGTCGGCCAGATGGCCAGGCTCAAGGGTGCCTCGCGCGTCATCGGGTCGGCCGGTTCCGACGAGAAGGTCCGGGTCCTCGTCGAGGAGTACGGCTTCGACGCCGCGTTCAACTACAAGAACGGCCCGGTCCTCGACCAGCTCAGGGCCGCCGCCCCCGACGGGATCGACGTCTACTTCGACAACGTCGGCGGCGAGCACCTGGAAGCCGCGATCACCACGCTCAACGTGCACGGCCGCGCCACCATCTGCGGAATGATCGCCCAGTACAACGAGACCGAGCCGGTCCCCGGCCCGCGCAACATGGCGCTGATCATCGGCAAGCGGCTGCGGCTCCAGGGCATGCTCGTCAGCGATCACGCCGAGCTCCAGCCCCGGTTCGTCGAGGAGGTCGCCGGCTGGCTGGCCTCGGGCGAGCTCAAGTACAACGAGACCGCCGTCGAGGGCATCGAGAACGGCTTCGACGCCTTCCTCGGCCTGCTGCGCGGCGAGAACACCGGCAAGATGATCGTTTCCCTCGCCTGA
- a CDS encoding MarR family winged helix-turn-helix transcriptional regulator, with amino-acid sequence MATRTDPLTLEVVELIGTVVARYYEEYDRAAATHSLTGAQARVLGLLSLEPMPMRKIAQKLKCEPSNVTGIVDRLEARELVERRPDPADRRVKLAAPTERGARTARELRDGLHFAREPLAGLSDAERRVLRDLLRRMLGEDVSGA; translated from the coding sequence ATGGCCACCCGTACAGACCCCCTGACCCTTGAGGTCGTCGAGCTCATCGGCACCGTCGTGGCGCGCTACTACGAGGAGTACGACCGGGCCGCGGCCACGCACTCGCTCACCGGAGCGCAGGCGCGGGTGCTCGGGCTGCTCTCCCTGGAGCCGATGCCCATGCGGAAGATCGCCCAGAAGCTGAAGTGCGAGCCGTCGAACGTGACGGGCATCGTCGACCGCCTGGAGGCCCGGGAGCTGGTGGAGCGCAGGCCCGATCCCGCCGACCGGCGCGTGAAGCTGGCCGCCCCCACGGAGAGGGGGGCCCGCACGGCCCGGGAGCTGCGCGACGGGCTGCATTTCGCCCGGGAGCCGCTGGCCGGACTCTCGGACGCGGAGCGCAGGGTGCTGCGGGATCTCCTGCGCCGGATGCTGGGCGAGGACGTGAGCGGGGCATGA
- a CDS encoding rod shape-determining protein → MTVSLDQLRRCHVAVDLGAARTRVYVKGLGLVVDEPSVAAVNTRTGSLIAVGALAEQMTGRTPEYIRVARPVSGGTVIDIEMAQRMLRHLLGEKLRRQLRRKPRLRAAACTPHDSDPLAQRAAVETLVGLGARRVELVDTLIAAAVGCGLPVEQPTATMIMVCGAATTQIAVLSLGSIVTAVRIPIGGDAIDHAVIQHLRQHHELMLPSQSVRPLQLALSGNGLTPHGPAVTEIHGRDVATGLARSVQVDTAAVRQAIHTPLTAVLDGLGKVLRNCPPDLVADLADRGIMMVGGSALLPGLDQMLRDATGMPVHIAERPDVCSVLGLGAMLDGKIRPLVLNPLAG, encoded by the coding sequence GTGACCGTCAGTCTTGACCAGCTGCGCCGTTGCCATGTCGCCGTCGATCTCGGGGCCGCCAGGACCCGTGTGTACGTCAAAGGGCTCGGGCTCGTCGTCGACGAGCCCAGTGTCGCCGCCGTGAACACCCGTACCGGATCGCTCATCGCCGTCGGCGCGCTCGCCGAGCAGATGACCGGCCGCACCCCCGAGTACATCCGGGTGGCCCGCCCCGTCTCCGGCGGCACCGTCATCGACATCGAGATGGCCCAGCGCATGCTGCGCCACCTGCTCGGCGAGAAGCTCCGCCGCCAACTGCGCCGCAAGCCCCGGCTGCGCGCCGCCGCCTGCACCCCGCACGACAGCGATCCGCTCGCCCAGCGCGCCGCGGTGGAGACCCTGGTCGGGCTCGGCGCCCGGCGGGTGGAGCTGGTCGACACCCTGATCGCGGCGGCCGTCGGCTGCGGACTGCCGGTCGAGCAGCCGACCGCCACCATGATCATGGTGTGCGGGGCCGCGACCACCCAGATCGCGGTCCTCTCGCTCGGCTCGATCGTGACCGCCGTCCGCATCCCGATCGGCGGCGACGCCATCGATCACGCGGTGATCCAGCATCTGCGCCAGCACCATGAGCTGATGCTGCCGAGCCAGTCCGTGCGCCCGCTGCAACTGGCCCTCAGCGGCAACGGCCTCACCCCCCACGGGCCCGCCGTCACCGAGATCCACGGCCGTGACGTGGCCACCGGTCTGGCCCGCTCCGTACAGGTCGACACCGCGGCCGTCCGGCAGGCCATCCACACCCCGCTCACCGCGGTGCTCGACGGCCTCGGCAAGGTGCTCCGGAACTGCCCGCCGGACCTGGTGGCCGACCTCGCGGACCGGGGGATCATGATGGTGGGCGGCAGCGCGCTGCTGCCCGGACTGGACCAGATGCTGCGGGACGCGACCGGCATGCCGGTGCACATCGCCGAACGGCCGGACGTCTGCTCCGTGCTCGGCCTGGGCGCCATGCTGGACGGCAAGATCCGTCCACTGGTCCTCAACCCGCTGGCGGGCTGA
- a CDS encoding GAF domain-containing protein, giving the protein MLLEAVLSVGSDLELRATLQQIVDTATVLTEARYGALGVLDPEEGTITELFTSGMTDEERRHIDRFPDGRTGILGVLIEDPQPLRSDDLTTDPRAAGLPPGHPPMRSFLGAPIRVHAEVFGNLYLTEKRSGHFTDTDTALLRVLASQAGIAIGNARLYETARQRERWIEGAAAVTTALLTGTNAADSLMIVAERARVLAGASAGVILQPTDEGGMEIVTASTLDDPAGIVGTTIAPGSPVLVQLLGGEPVFISDSATDPRMTTDVRSRFGPSMMLPLQSGGRLIGTLALPRRRGESPYTAVDRLLASQFASQAALALVMADAQHDREQLAVYEDRDRIARDLHDLVVQRLFATEMMLESTRRRAASEETGELLGQAVDELDSTIQEVRTAIFALQQPPAEAPATFRGRVLRETGGAAAVLGFQPSVHFTGPVDALVGEPADRELLAALRGALASAHRRSGVSAIEVEVDATARLPDGRGAVRLVVADDGRDENGGRSTTVTWQAPL; this is encoded by the coding sequence ATGCTGCTGGAGGCGGTCCTCAGCGTCGGCAGCGATCTCGAACTGCGGGCCACGCTCCAGCAGATCGTGGACACCGCCACCGTGCTGACCGAGGCGCGCTACGGCGCGCTCGGTGTCCTGGACCCCGAAGAGGGCACGATCACCGAGCTGTTCACCTCCGGGATGACCGACGAGGAACGGCGGCACATCGACCGGTTCCCCGACGGCCGCACGGGCATCCTCGGCGTGCTCATCGAGGATCCGCAGCCGCTGCGCTCCGACGACCTGACCACCGATCCGCGGGCGGCCGGCTTGCCGCCGGGGCACCCCCCGATGCGCTCCTTCCTCGGTGCCCCGATCCGGGTGCACGCCGAGGTCTTCGGCAACCTCTATCTCACCGAGAAGCGCTCCGGGCACTTCACCGACACGGACACGGCGCTGCTGCGGGTCCTCGCCTCCCAGGCCGGGATCGCGATCGGCAACGCCCGGCTCTACGAGACGGCGCGGCAGCGGGAACGCTGGATCGAGGGGGCCGCGGCCGTCACCACGGCGCTGCTGACCGGCACGAACGCGGCCGACTCCCTGATGATCGTCGCCGAACGGGCCCGGGTGCTCGCCGGAGCGTCCGCCGGAGTGATCCTCCAGCCGACCGACGAGGGCGGGATGGAGATCGTGACCGCCTCCACGCTGGACGACCCGGCGGGCATCGTCGGCACGACCATCGCCCCCGGCTCCCCCGTCCTGGTGCAACTGCTGGGCGGCGAACCGGTCTTCATCAGCGACTCGGCGACCGACCCCCGGATGACCACCGACGTACGGTCCCGGTTCGGGCCCAGCATGATGCTGCCGCTGCAGAGCGGTGGCCGGCTGATCGGCACGCTGGCGCTGCCCCGGCGGCGCGGCGAGAGCCCGTACACGGCCGTGGACCGGCTGCTGGCCTCGCAGTTCGCCTCACAGGCGGCGCTGGCCCTGGTCATGGCGGACGCCCAGCACGACCGGGAGCAGCTCGCGGTGTACGAGGACCGCGACCGGATCGCCCGGGACCTGCACGATCTGGTCGTCCAGCGGCTCTTCGCGACCGAGATGATGCTGGAGTCCACCCGCCGCCGGGCCGCTTCGGAGGAGACCGGCGAGCTGCTGGGCCAGGCCGTCGATGAGCTGGACTCCACCATCCAGGAGGTCCGGACGGCCATCTTCGCGCTTCAGCAGCCGCCCGCCGAGGCCCCGGCGACTTTCCGGGGGCGGGTGCTTCGGGAGACCGGCGGCGCGGCGGCCGTGCTCGGCTTCCAGCCCTCGGTGCACTTCACCGGCCCGGTGGACGCGTTGGTCGGCGAGCCCGCCGACCGGGAGCTGCTGGCCGCCCTGCGGGGCGCGCTGGCGTCCGCGCACCGCCGGAGCGGGGTGTCGGCCATCGAGGTGGAGGTGGACGCGACCGCCAGGCTGCCCGACGGACGCGGCGCGGTACGGCTGGTGGTCGCGGACGACGGGCGTGACGAGAACGGCGGCCGGTCGACGACGGTCACCTGGCAGGCGCCACTCTGA
- a CDS encoding Lrp/AsnC family transcriptional regulator gives MDRLDREILGILQEDARISYRDLGVRVGLSANAAGDRVRRMRRDGVIRGFTVIVDPAADTRSGLVVFIDVSLRLDTTNEEFERAVLMLPGITEVVHVTGGHDYLVRATAADPGALDTLLRRLKKDAGIAHSNTRIALRAAPSG, from the coding sequence ATGGACCGGCTGGACAGGGAAATCCTCGGCATCCTCCAGGAGGACGCGCGGATCTCGTACCGAGATCTGGGCGTACGCGTCGGGCTCAGCGCCAACGCCGCGGGCGACCGGGTGCGCCGCATGCGCCGCGACGGGGTCATCCGCGGCTTCACCGTCATCGTCGACCCGGCCGCCGACACGCGTTCGGGCCTGGTCGTCTTCATCGACGTGAGCCTGCGCCTCGACACGACGAACGAGGAGTTCGAGCGTGCCGTACTGATGCTGCCCGGCATCACCGAGGTGGTGCATGTGACGGGCGGGCACGACTATCTGGTACGGGCCACCGCCGCCGATCCCGGGGCCCTGGACACACTGCTGCGGCGGCTCAAGAAGGACGCGGGCATCGCCCACTCCAACACCAGGATCGCGCTCAGGGCGGCGCCCTCCGGGTGA
- a CDS encoding NarK/NasA family nitrate transporter, translating into MDTAVKQSPQPAARQSAAAYRNLIMATIGFALTFWAWNLIAPMSGDYKERLGLSSFQQSFLVAVPVIVGSLGRIPVGALTDKYGAKLMFPVVSALTIVPVLLLIPAKDSYGAMLAVGFLLGLGGTTFAIGIPLVNSWFPPAERGLALGIFGMGMGGVALSGYFTPRIAKHGDNLPFLVVAGALVVYAILAAVLVSDRPDRQIPTDSLVHRLGQAGRLRVTWELSALYAIGFGGIVAFGVYLPTYLKTWYDMSPTEAGTKAAGFALVTVIFRPIGGWLSDRIHPALVTSVALLVAALMAIVQAFDPDLNPVGTIALLVMAAGLGTASGSIFALVSQVTPQPKVGSVTGIVGAMGGLGGFVPPLVMGAIFTAKDSYSIGFMLLSDLALAGCVYAYGRMRNIQREG; encoded by the coding sequence GTGGATACCGCTGTCAAGCAGTCCCCCCAACCGGCCGCCCGGCAGTCCGCCGCCGCGTACCGCAACCTCATCATGGCCACGATCGGGTTCGCGCTGACCTTCTGGGCGTGGAACCTGATCGCGCCGATGTCCGGCGACTACAAGGAACGGCTCGGGCTCAGCTCGTTCCAGCAGTCGTTCCTGGTCGCCGTGCCGGTGATCGTCGGTTCGCTCGGCCGTATCCCGGTGGGCGCGCTCACCGACAAGTACGGCGCCAAGCTGATGTTCCCCGTCGTCTCGGCGCTCACGATCGTGCCCGTCCTGCTGCTGATCCCGGCGAAGGACTCCTACGGTGCGATGCTCGCGGTCGGCTTCCTGCTGGGACTGGGCGGCACCACGTTCGCGATCGGCATTCCGCTGGTCAACTCGTGGTTCCCGCCGGCCGAACGGGGCCTCGCGCTGGGTATCTTCGGCATGGGCATGGGCGGCGTGGCGCTGTCGGGCTACTTCACCCCGCGCATCGCCAAGCACGGCGACAACCTGCCGTTCCTCGTGGTCGCGGGGGCGCTGGTCGTGTACGCGATTCTCGCCGCGGTCCTCGTCAGCGACCGGCCCGACCGGCAGATCCCCACCGACTCGCTGGTCCACCGCCTCGGCCAGGCCGGCCGGCTGCGGGTCACCTGGGAGCTGTCGGCGCTGTACGCGATCGGCTTCGGCGGCATCGTGGCCTTCGGGGTGTACCTGCCGACGTATCTGAAGACCTGGTACGACATGTCGCCGACCGAGGCGGGCACCAAGGCGGCCGGGTTCGCCCTCGTCACGGTGATCTTCCGGCCGATCGGCGGCTGGCTCTCGGACCGGATCCACCCGGCGCTGGTCACCTCGGTGGCGTTGCTGGTCGCCGCGCTGATGGCGATCGTCCAGGCCTTCGACCCGGACCTGAACCCGGTAGGCACGATCGCGCTGCTCGTCATGGCGGCCGGGCTCGGCACCGCGAGCGGCAGTATCTTCGCCCTGGTCTCGCAGGTGACACCGCAGCCGAAGGTGGGCAGTGTCACCGGCATCGTCGGCGCGATGGGCGGCCTCGGCGGCTTCGTTCCCCCGCTGGTGATGGGGGCGATCTTCACCGCCAAGGATTCGTACTCGATCGGGTTCATGCTGCTGTCGGATCTGGCGCTGGCGGGCTGTGTGTACGCGTACGGCCGGATGCGGAACATCCAGCGCGAAGGCTGA
- a CDS encoding acyl-CoA synthetase, with amino-acid sequence MIPLLPALQDPAGPAASREAVRFGERSLTYAQLAAAARSLATRLAGAGRVAVWATPTPETVVAVVAALLAGVPAVPLNPKTGERELAHIVADSAPSAVLAGPAEELPPALADLERLDVAADGEAAGPALPEAAPGSPEPESALPEPEPDPESPALIVYTSGTTGPPKGAVLPRRAIAASLDALEDAWRWTGDDVLVHALPLFHVHGLILGVLGPLRRGGSVRHLGRFSTEGVARELSDGGTMLFGVPTMYHRLAEALDDRTSSDGLAAALAGARLLVSGSAALPVHDHERIAAATGRRVIERYGMTETLMNTGVRADGEPRPGTVGPPLSGVELRLVEEDGSVLEAPAAIGEIQVRGPNLFSGYLNRPDATAAAHTPDGWFRTGDVATRDPDGYVRIVGRKGTDLIKSGGYKIGAGEIENALLEHPGVREAAVTGEPDPDLGERIVAWVVPSDPGSPPAERELADHVAAQLAPHKRPRTVRYLDALPRNDLGKIMKRSLHA; translated from the coding sequence GTGATCCCACTTCTGCCAGCGCTTCAGGACCCCGCCGGCCCCGCGGCCTCCCGGGAGGCGGTCCGGTTCGGCGAACGCTCCCTGACCTACGCACAGTTGGCCGCCGCCGCCCGTTCCCTGGCCACCCGGCTCGCGGGCGCGGGACGGGTCGCCGTCTGGGCCACGCCGACGCCGGAAACGGTGGTCGCGGTGGTGGCCGCGCTACTGGCCGGGGTACCGGCCGTACCGCTCAACCCGAAGACGGGCGAACGGGAACTGGCGCACATCGTCGCCGACAGCGCGCCCTCGGCGGTGCTGGCCGGTCCCGCGGAGGAACTGCCGCCCGCACTGGCGGATCTGGAGCGGCTGGACGTGGCCGCCGACGGGGAAGCGGCGGGCCCCGCGCTCCCCGAGGCCGCGCCCGGGTCCCCCGAGCCCGAGTCCGCTCTCCCCGAGCCCGAGCCCGATCCCGAGTCCCCGGCGCTCATCGTCTACACCTCCGGCACCACCGGCCCGCCCAAGGGCGCGGTCCTGCCCCGGCGGGCGATCGCCGCCTCGCTGGACGCCCTGGAGGACGCCTGGCGATGGACCGGCGACGACGTCCTCGTACACGCCCTGCCGCTGTTCCATGTGCACGGCCTGATCCTGGGCGTCCTCGGCCCGCTGCGCCGGGGCGGTTCGGTGCGCCACCTGGGCCGGTTCTCCACCGAGGGTGTGGCCCGGGAACTGTCCGACGGGGGCACGATGCTGTTCGGCGTGCCGACGATGTACCACCGGCTCGCGGAAGCCCTCGACGACCGGACCTCCTCCGACGGCCTCGCCGCGGCACTCGCCGGCGCCCGGCTGCTGGTCTCCGGCTCGGCGGCGCTGCCGGTCCACGACCACGAGCGGATCGCGGCCGCGACCGGCCGCCGGGTGATCGAGCGGTACGGCATGACGGAGACCCTGATGAACACGGGCGTCCGGGCGGACGGTGAACCCCGCCCCGGCACGGTCGGCCCGCCCCTGTCCGGCGTGGAACTCCGCCTGGTCGAGGAGGACGGCAGCGTACTGGAGGCCCCCGCGGCCATCGGCGAGATCCAGGTCCGCGGCCCGAACCTCTTCAGCGGCTACCTCAACCGCCCCGACGCCACGGCCGCCGCGCACACCCCGGACGGCTGGTTCCGTACGGGCGACGTGGCCACCCGGGACCCGGACGGCTATGTCCGGATCGTCGGCCGCAAGGGCACCGACCTGATCAAGAGCGGCGGCTACAAGATCGGCGCGGGCGAGATCGAGAACGCCCTGCTGGAGCACCCGGGAGTCCGCGAGGCAGCCGTCACCGGCGAACCCGACCCGGACCTCGGTGAGCGGATCGTCGCCTGGGTCGTGCCGTCCGACCCCGGATCCCCCCCGGCGGAACGGGAACTGGCGGACCATGTGGCCGCCCAGCTGGCCCCGCACAAGCGCCCGCGCACCGTGCGCTACCTGGACGCCCTGCCCCGCAATGACCTGGGAAAGATCATGAAGAGGTCCCTCCATGCCTAG
- a CDS encoding carboxyl transferase domain-containing protein — translation MTAREAIAALTAGFDEHRPAERPAPADGPLGWSGYGQARARAAARTGEEESVVYGTGAVGGTPCALISFEFGFLGGSLGQSTGDRLEAAYTLALERRVPLVSLVATGGSRMQEGMIALTQLQRVARASARLRAAGLAQIAVLRDPTTGGGWATVGAGADVVLALPGAQVGFAGSRVRPSGADPYAYSAEGQLAAGQIDAVVAPGELAGTVGRWLLALGRHEDLSAAPLPRALSATGLPETGRAAVEQARAPGRPHAQAYLDDYFDQLLPLSGDRCGGTDAGLLCGFGLREDGPVAYVAQCGTATRPAGYRTAARVIRLADRLGVPVLTLIDTPGAANDAEAERAGAGAAIADTFAAIAAARVPVTTLVIGEGGSGGALALAAPDNTHVTADSYFSVIAPELAAAILKRPTAETGATADQLRLRPQDLVELGIARSIVGEGRA, via the coding sequence ATGACCGCCCGTGAGGCGATCGCCGCCCTCACCGCCGGCTTCGACGAGCACCGGCCGGCCGAACGCCCCGCCCCGGCCGACGGGCCGCTCGGCTGGTCCGGGTACGGGCAGGCACGGGCCCGCGCCGCCGCACGGACCGGCGAGGAGGAGTCCGTCGTGTACGGCACCGGGGCGGTCGGCGGGACGCCCTGCGCGCTGATCTCCTTCGAGTTCGGCTTCCTGGGAGGTTCGCTGGGGCAGTCCACCGGCGACCGGCTGGAGGCCGCGTACACACTGGCGCTGGAGCGGCGCGTTCCGCTCGTCTCGCTCGTCGCCACGGGCGGCAGCCGGATGCAGGAGGGCATGATCGCGCTGACCCAGCTCCAGCGGGTGGCCCGCGCCTCGGCCCGGCTGCGTGCCGCCGGACTGGCGCAGATCGCGGTGCTGCGCGATCCGACGACCGGCGGCGGCTGGGCCACGGTGGGGGCGGGCGCCGATGTGGTGCTGGCCCTGCCTGGTGCGCAGGTCGGGTTCGCCGGGTCCCGGGTGCGGCCCTCCGGCGCGGACCCGTACGCGTACAGCGCCGAGGGCCAGCTGGCGGCGGGGCAGATCGACGCGGTCGTCGCGCCGGGCGAGCTGGCCGGGACCGTGGGCCGCTGGCTGCTCGCGCTCGGCCGGCACGAGGACCTGTCGGCCGCGCCGCTGCCGCGCGCCCTCTCGGCCACCGGCCTCCCGGAGACCGGACGGGCCGCGGTGGAGCAGGCCCGCGCACCGGGCCGGCCGCACGCCCAGGCGTATCTGGACGATTACTTCGACCAGTTGCTGCCGCTGAGCGGTGACCGGTGCGGCGGCACGGACGCGGGGCTGCTGTGCGGATTCGGCCTGCGCGAGGACGGGCCGGTGGCGTACGTCGCCCAGTGCGGCACCGCGACCCGCCCGGCCGGGTACCGCACGGCGGCCCGGGTGATCCGGCTCGCGGACCGGCTCGGCGTACCCGTACTCACCCTGATCGACACCCCGGGAGCCGCGAACGACGCGGAGGCGGAACGGGCGGGCGCGGGCGCGGCCATCGCCGACACCTTCGCGGCGATCGCGGCGGCCCGGGTACCGGTGACCACCCTGGTCATCGGCGAGGGCGGCTCGGGCGGCGCACTGGCCCTCGCGGCACCGGACAACACCCATGTCACCGCAGACAGTTACTTCTCCGTCATCGCCCCGGAGCTGGCGGCGGCGATCCTGAAACGCCCGACGGCCGAGACCGGCGCCACGGCGGACCAGCTGAGGCTGCGCCCCCAGGACCTGGTCGAACTGGGCATTGCCCGCTCGATCGTGGGTGAGGGGAGGGCGTGA